One Sediminicola sp. YIK13 DNA segment encodes these proteins:
- a CDS encoding amidohydrolase family protein has product MQFRCNYYITAFLLFASVFLGNAQQSKSEKDTLKKATKELPLEPERTISFSTDKGTWISLDVSPDGKSIVFDLMGDIYMMPITGGKALPITKGLAYDVHPRYSPDGTSLVYISDKSGSDNIWTMDIATKKDTQLSKEKKENFFAADWTPDGQYIIGSKGRRNPKLHIYHRDGGKGNELISEPKELKTIDPAIAADGKLIYFSQRKNAWNYNAQLPQYQIGTYDMVDGDVATITSRYGSAFTPTLSNDGHWMVYGTRFEEETGLILRNLKSGEEKWLAYPVQRDEQESIAPLGVLPAMSFTPDSKNLIASYGGKIYSISLENNVAKEIPFEVDVQLDLGPRLDFKYPIEDTADAMVTQIRDAKPSPDGEKLAFTALNRLYIMDLPNGTPKRITNHNFTEAHPAWSPDGKYLVFTTWKIGGGHLYKANIDGRAKVEQLTKEPGIFTNPSWSYNSNRIAFNRGSAQTYNDAISTFSDSAQEDLVWISSEGGNINFIDKSKDRTYPHFTKVDDRIYLFDSKKGLVSIRWDGSDEKSHLELKGIETYGSSDVFGKDHDDHYLPSIMPSSEEGWRAEDKASKAAQILISPDASTALAKINNDIYSVVIPRYGKTPSISVAKPQEAAFPAMKLTIMGGEFPVWSADSKLVHWSLGASHFAYDLQAGKKFNDSLAAAKKKEEELKDLGKTGDSSKVDKVNGEDPKKNPKFKAQEYKIKVTYKKDIPKGNLLLKGGRIITMKGNEVIENGDILIENNRIKLLGASGSFDVPSGTKILDMSGKTITPGFIDTHAHMWPNWNVHKSQVWMYSANLAYGVTTTRDPQTATTDVLTYSDMVEAGMLHGPRVYSTGPGVGYWSYQIENLEHAKDILRQYSEYYNTKSIKMYLVGNRQQRQWIIMAAKELQLMPTTEGGLDFKLNMTQLLDGYPGHEHSLPIYPIYQDVVKSIAESKMAVTPTLLVSYGGPWAENYYYATENVWGDQKIQYFTPYEELAKKSRRRPGWFMEEEHVFKKHAEFMKDLVAAGGLAGVGSHGQLQGLGYHWELWSVASGGMKNHNALKVATILGATALGLDGDLGTLEAGKLADILILSKNPLEDIRNTNSLLNVIKNGKVYDANNLDEVWPTAKKAESFHWQTKKPTGIPGVEK; this is encoded by the coding sequence ATGCAATTCCGATGCAATTATTACATTACAGCATTCTTACTATTTGCGAGCGTATTCCTAGGGAATGCACAACAATCAAAATCCGAGAAGGATACCTTAAAAAAGGCCACCAAAGAACTTCCTTTAGAGCCTGAGCGCACGATTTCCTTTTCTACTGATAAGGGCACATGGATTTCCTTGGATGTTAGCCCAGATGGTAAATCGATCGTTTTTGACCTTATGGGCGATATTTATATGATGCCTATTACAGGAGGCAAAGCCCTACCTATTACCAAAGGATTGGCATACGATGTACATCCGAGATATAGTCCTGATGGAACATCTTTGGTTTATATTTCGGACAAGAGTGGATCGGATAATATTTGGACCATGGACATTGCCACAAAAAAAGACACCCAACTAAGCAAAGAGAAAAAGGAAAATTTCTTTGCTGCAGATTGGACTCCAGACGGACAATATATCATAGGATCTAAAGGAAGGAGAAATCCCAAACTACATATTTATCACAGGGATGGGGGCAAAGGGAACGAATTAATTTCCGAACCAAAAGAACTAAAGACTATAGATCCCGCCATAGCGGCCGATGGAAAACTAATCTACTTTTCTCAACGTAAAAATGCCTGGAATTATAATGCACAACTGCCGCAATATCAAATTGGCACCTATGACATGGTTGATGGGGATGTTGCCACAATAACATCGAGATATGGTTCAGCATTTACACCCACTTTGTCCAATGACGGGCATTGGATGGTTTATGGAACAAGATTTGAAGAAGAAACAGGGTTGATACTTAGAAATCTTAAATCAGGGGAAGAAAAATGGCTGGCCTATCCTGTACAGCGAGATGAACAGGAATCTATTGCACCCTTGGGAGTATTGCCGGCTATGTCATTTACCCCGGACAGCAAGAACTTAATTGCGTCCTACGGAGGCAAGATCTACAGCATATCTTTGGAAAATAATGTAGCCAAAGAAATACCTTTTGAGGTAGATGTGCAATTGGACCTTGGTCCAAGATTGGACTTTAAATACCCTATTGAAGATACGGCTGATGCCATGGTTACCCAAATTAGAGACGCCAAACCTTCACCAGATGGCGAGAAGTTGGCATTTACAGCTCTCAATAGACTTTACATAATGGATTTGCCCAATGGTACACCAAAAAGAATAACGAACCATAATTTCACAGAAGCCCATCCAGCTTGGTCACCCGATGGGAAATACCTTGTATTTACAACTTGGAAAATCGGAGGAGGTCATCTTTACAAGGCCAACATTGATGGTCGTGCCAAAGTGGAACAATTGACGAAAGAGCCAGGTATTTTTACGAATCCATCTTGGTCGTACAATTCAAATAGGATTGCTTTTAATCGTGGGTCGGCCCAAACCTATAATGATGCTATAAGTACTTTTTCTGATAGTGCCCAAGAAGATCTGGTCTGGATTTCATCAGAGGGAGGAAACATTAATTTTATTGATAAATCCAAAGATCGGACCTATCCACATTTTACAAAAGTAGATGATCGTATTTATCTATTTGACAGCAAAAAAGGGCTGGTATCCATTCGTTGGGACGGCTCGGATGAAAAATCCCACTTAGAATTAAAGGGTATTGAGACGTATGGATCTTCTGATGTTTTTGGAAAGGATCATGATGACCACTATCTCCCATCCATTATGCCATCCTCGGAAGAGGGGTGGAGGGCCGAGGATAAGGCTTCAAAAGCGGCTCAAATACTAATCTCTCCAGACGCTTCTACTGCCTTGGCTAAAATTAACAACGATATTTATTCTGTTGTAATCCCAAGATATGGTAAGACCCCGTCAATATCGGTAGCGAAACCTCAGGAGGCGGCTTTCCCAGCTATGAAACTTACCATTATGGGGGGAGAATTTCCTGTATGGAGTGCAGATAGCAAATTGGTACATTGGTCCCTAGGGGCTAGTCATTTTGCTTATGATCTGCAGGCAGGAAAGAAATTTAATGACAGTCTGGCCGCTGCGAAAAAAAAGGAAGAAGAATTAAAGGACCTTGGTAAAACAGGGGATTCATCAAAAGTTGATAAAGTTAACGGTGAAGACCCAAAGAAGAATCCAAAGTTTAAAGCCCAAGAATATAAAATAAAGGTCACCTACAAAAAAGATATTCCCAAGGGAAATTTATTGTTGAAGGGAGGACGCATTATTACAATGAAAGGTAATGAGGTTATAGAAAATGGAGATATTCTAATTGAAAATAACCGTATAAAATTGCTTGGGGCTTCTGGTAGTTTTGATGTTCCCTCTGGTACAAAAATCCTGGACATGAGCGGAAAAACCATAACTCCAGGTTTTATAGATACCCATGCCCATATGTGGCCCAACTGGAACGTTCATAAGAGCCAGGTGTGGATGTATTCTGCAAACCTTGCTTATGGGGTAACCACCACAAGGGATCCTCAAACTGCGACCACCGATGTACTTACCTATTCCGATATGGTAGAGGCCGGTATGCTACACGGCCCACGAGTTTATAGTACAGGACCAGGTGTTGGCTATTGGTCTTATCAAATTGAAAACTTGGAGCACGCCAAAGATATTCTGAGGCAGTACAGTGAATATTACAACACCAAGAGCATTAAAATGTATCTTGTAGGTAACCGTCAGCAGCGCCAATGGATTATAATGGCTGCCAAGGAACTTCAATTGATGCCGACCACTGAAGGGGGACTAGATTTTAAATTGAATATGACCCAACTATTGGATGGCTATCCTGGACACGAACATTCCTTACCCATTTATCCTATTTACCAGGATGTGGTAAAGAGTATAGCAGAATCGAAAATGGCAGTTACCCCAACTTTATTAGTTTCTTATGGAGGTCCGTGGGCAGAAAATTATTATTACGCCACTGAAAATGTGTGGGGAGATCAAAAGATTCAATATTTTACACCTTATGAAGAATTAGCAAAAAAATCAAGGAGAAGACCGGGTTGGTTCATGGAAGAAGAGCATGTTTTTAAGAAGCATGCCGAATTTATGAAGGATCTTGTTGCAGCAGGAGGATTGGCAGGTGTTGGTAGTCATGGCCAATTACAAGGTTTAGGTTATCATTGGGAATTATGGTCCGTGGCCAGTGGGGGAATGAAAAATCACAATGCTCTAAAGGTAGCTACTATCCTTGGGGCTACGGCTTTAGGATTGGATGGTGATTTAGGAACACTCGAAGCAGGTAAATTAGCAGATATTTTAATTCTCTCTAAAAATCCCTTGGAGGATATCCGAAATACCAATTCCCTTTTGAATGTTATAAAAAATGGAAAAGTATACGACGCTAATAATTTGGATGAAGTTTGGCCAACGGCAAAGAAGGCTGAGAGCTTTCATTGGCAGACGAAAAAGCCAACAGGAATCCCTGGTGTAGAAAAATAG
- a CDS encoding DUF5606 family protein: MSLDKILSIGGKPGLYKLLTQTRTGFVAESLLDGKKITVGFKNNVSVLSEIAIYTLEEEVPLREVFENIQKKEDGGKTSVGHKDDKLKLEEYFFEILPNYDEDRVYMSDIKKVVQWYNILHEQGITDFAAKQEEEKTEEKE, encoded by the coding sequence ATGAGTTTAGATAAAATTTTATCCATAGGAGGAAAACCAGGACTTTATAAATTGTTGACACAGACCCGTACAGGCTTTGTTGCTGAATCCTTATTGGATGGCAAGAAGATTACGGTTGGTTTTAAAAATAACGTCAGTGTACTTTCTGAAATAGCCATATATACCCTAGAGGAGGAAGTGCCTTTAAGGGAAGTATTTGAAAACATCCAAAAAAAGGAAGATGGAGGAAAGACTTCCGTTGGACATAAGGATGACAAGTTGAAATTGGAAGAGTATTTCTTTGAAATTTTACCCAATTATGATGAGGACCGGGTGTATATGAGCGATATTAAAAAAGTAGTACAGTGGTACAATATTCTTCATGAGCAAGGTATTACAGATTTTGCTGCAAAGCAGGAAGAGGAAAAAACGGAAGAAAAGGAGTAA
- the def gene encoding peptide deformylase, which yields MILPIVAYGDPVLRKVGTEIDKDYPNLSSLIDNMWETMYNAHGVGLAAPQIGLSIRIFMVDATPFADDEELTKEEQNQLKDFKRVFINAKILEETGKEWAFNEGCLSIPDVREDVIRQDTLTISYQDENFVPHEETFDGLLARVIQHEYDHIEGILFTDKLSSLKKRLLKGRLANISKGKINVDYRMRFPEMKKAR from the coding sequence ATGATTTTACCGATTGTAGCTTATGGCGATCCCGTTTTAAGAAAAGTAGGGACCGAAATTGACAAAGATTACCCCAATCTATCTTCCTTGATAGACAATATGTGGGAAACCATGTACAATGCCCATGGGGTAGGGTTGGCTGCACCTCAAATAGGTTTGTCCATTAGAATATTTATGGTAGATGCCACCCCTTTTGCGGATGATGAAGAATTGACAAAAGAGGAGCAAAATCAATTAAAGGATTTTAAACGTGTTTTTATTAATGCCAAAATCTTGGAAGAAACTGGAAAAGAATGGGCATTCAATGAAGGATGTCTCAGCATCCCCGATGTAAGGGAAGATGTGATCAGACAGGATACTTTGACGATTAGTTATCAGGATGAAAATTTTGTGCCACATGAGGAAACGTTTGATGGACTTTTGGCCCGTGTAATTCAACATGAATATGACCATATTGAAGGCATTTTATTCACAGATAAATTATCATCCTTAAAAAAACGCTTGTTAAAAGGCCGTTTGGCCAATATTTCCAAAGGAAAAATCAATGTAGATTACAGAATGCGTTTTCCAGAAATGAAAAAAGCACGTTAA
- a CDS encoding DUF1919 domain-containing protein: MLVAFEIWIKRKAQQYFENFYSARDIARLKNKDFVIISRNCWGGQIYQWLKLPYNTPFVGLFIYTPCYIKILKRFDHYMSLELGFIEESKYSEYPTNYPIGILEDVEIHFKHYVDEDEARDKWNRRKERMLENKNMDNYYFSICSWRGLLDKDLKEFYELPFKNKLSFGGNDLLEGKEKRHIKLYNNSNASDRNAPNGKKLFKLTFLYLDLVAWLNSGKIYRTRFKD, from the coding sequence ATGTTGGTGGCCTTTGAAATATGGATCAAAAGAAAAGCTCAACAGTATTTTGAGAACTTTTACAGTGCCAGGGATATTGCGAGGCTGAAGAATAAGGACTTTGTGATCATAAGCCGCAATTGTTGGGGAGGCCAAATATACCAGTGGTTAAAATTGCCCTACAACACACCTTTTGTAGGTTTGTTCATTTACACCCCATGTTATATCAAAATTCTTAAAAGATTTGATCATTACATGAGCCTTGAACTTGGATTTATCGAAGAATCCAAGTATTCAGAATATCCTACCAACTACCCGATAGGTATTTTGGAGGATGTTGAAATTCATTTTAAGCACTACGTGGATGAAGATGAGGCAAGGGATAAATGGAATAGACGAAAGGAACGCATGTTGGAAAATAAGAATATGGATAATTATTACTTTTCCATATGTAGCTGGCGAGGTCTTTTAGATAAGGATTTAAAGGAGTTTTACGAGTTGCCTTTTAAAAATAAGCTTTCTTTTGGTGGCAATGATTTGTTGGAAGGGAAGGAAAAGCGACATATTAAATTATATAACAATAGCAATGCTAGCGATAGAAATGCGCCTAATGGAAAAAAGCTTTTTAAACTTACATTCCTGTATTTGGATTTGGTAGCGTGGTTGAATAGTGGAAAAATATACAGAACAAGATTTAAAGATTAA
- the ruvX gene encoding Holliday junction resolvase RuvX, with the protein MARIVALDFGKVRTGIAVTDELQLIASGLETVETKNLLDFLKNYVLKEKVEKFVVGEPKQMDNTPSESEALIKPFLLKLTAAFPEIPIVRHDERFTSKMAFQTMIDSGLKKKQRRNKALVDEISATIILQAYLEKTTF; encoded by the coding sequence GTGGCAAGGATAGTTGCATTGGATTTTGGAAAAGTGAGAACAGGCATAGCCGTTACAGACGAGCTACAGCTTATTGCTTCCGGTCTTGAAACCGTGGAAACCAAGAACCTGCTGGACTTTCTTAAAAATTATGTGCTAAAGGAAAAAGTCGAGAAGTTTGTCGTTGGGGAACCAAAGCAAATGGACAATACCCCATCGGAATCTGAAGCTCTTATCAAGCCTTTTCTTCTGAAACTGACAGCAGCTTTTCCTGAAATCCCCATAGTTCGCCATGATGAAAGGTTCACTTCAAAAATGGCCTTTCAAACCATGATCGATAGTGGGCTCAAGAAAAAACAACGCAGAAACAAGGCATTGGTAGACGAAATTAGTGCCACTATTATTTTACAGGCCTACCTGGAAAAAACCACGTTTTAA
- a CDS encoding 2,3,4,5-tetrahydropyridine-2,6-dicarboxylate N-succinyltransferase codes for MTELRQIIEKAWDDRELLKDEKTQEAIRKIIDLLDDGQLRCAEPTADGWQINEWVKKAVVLYFPIQKMETLEAGIFEYHDKMPLKRGYAEKGIRVVPNAVARHGAYISAGTILMPSYVNIGAYVDEGTMVDTWATVGSCAQIGKNVHLSGGVGIGGVLEPLQASPVIIEDNAFIGSRCIVVEGVHVGTEAVLGANVVLTASTKIIDVTGDTPVERKGFVPARSVVIPGSYTKKFPAGEYQVPCALIIGQRKESTNKKTSLNDALREYNVAV; via the coding sequence ATGACCGAATTAAGACAAATCATAGAAAAAGCTTGGGATGACCGAGAATTACTGAAAGACGAAAAGACTCAAGAAGCCATACGAAAGATCATAGATTTGTTAGATGACGGACAACTCCGATGTGCAGAACCAACGGCAGATGGCTGGCAGATCAATGAATGGGTAAAAAAGGCCGTAGTTCTATACTTTCCCATTCAAAAAATGGAAACTTTGGAGGCAGGTATTTTTGAATACCACGATAAAATGCCGCTAAAAAGAGGATATGCAGAAAAGGGTATCCGTGTGGTGCCAAATGCAGTGGCCCGCCATGGAGCCTATATATCGGCAGGGACCATTTTAATGCCAAGTTATGTGAATATTGGAGCTTATGTAGATGAAGGCACAATGGTTGATACCTGGGCCACGGTGGGCAGTTGTGCCCAAATTGGCAAGAATGTCCATTTAAGTGGTGGTGTAGGAATTGGAGGCGTTTTAGAGCCATTACAGGCCTCGCCAGTGATCATAGAGGATAACGCCTTTATTGGCTCTCGTTGTATTGTTGTGGAAGGTGTACACGTGGGTACGGAGGCGGTACTTGGTGCCAATGTTGTATTAACGGCCTCAACGAAGATTATTGATGTTACCGGAGACACACCTGTAGAGCGCAAAGGGTTTGTTCCTGCCAGGTCTGTAGTAATTCCAGGAAGCTATACCAAAAAATTTCCTGCAGGGGAATATCAGGTGCCCTGTGCTTTGATTATCGGCCAAAGAAAAGAGAGCACAAATAAGAAAACTTCTTTGAACGATGCCCTAAGGGAATATAACGTAGCGGTATAG
- a CDS encoding glycosyltransferase family 2 protein → MSSTKEKITALIITYNEIGYIEKCVQSIDFADEIIVVDSFSTDGTYEYLCNHPKIKVIQNPFENFTAQKAFTLKQATNDWVLFLDADEVVTKKLQKEIVETINGQSEHVAYWFYRKFMFQNKPLHFSGWQTDKNYRLFRKSKTKFSDKKIVHETLDVEGTSGILKEQLVHYCYKNYEDYKSKMLNYGKLKAKEAFYKEKKFNYFLLFLKPTWKFFNHYILRLGILDGKKGVIICYLNALGDFERFKELKQLEKKNELAYFLIMP, encoded by the coding sequence ATGAGTAGTACCAAGGAAAAAATCACGGCATTAATTATAACTTACAATGAGATTGGATACATCGAAAAATGTGTCCAATCCATTGATTTTGCTGATGAAATTATCGTTGTAGATTCTTTCAGTACCGATGGCACCTACGAATATCTATGTAATCATCCCAAGATAAAGGTGATTCAAAATCCTTTTGAAAACTTTACCGCTCAAAAAGCATTTACCCTCAAACAGGCAACCAATGACTGGGTGTTGTTTTTAGACGCTGATGAAGTAGTGACCAAAAAGCTGCAAAAAGAAATAGTAGAGACCATCAATGGTCAGAGTGAGCATGTAGCATATTGGTTTTATAGGAAGTTTATGTTTCAAAACAAGCCGTTGCATTTTAGCGGTTGGCAAACGGATAAAAACTACAGGTTGTTCCGAAAAAGCAAAACCAAATTTTCGGACAAGAAAATTGTGCATGAAACCTTGGACGTGGAAGGTACTTCAGGTATTTTAAAAGAACAACTCGTCCATTATTGTTATAAAAATTACGAAGATTACAAAAGTAAAATGCTTAACTATGGCAAATTAAAGGCCAAGGAAGCTTTTTATAAGGAAAAGAAATTCAATTATTTTCTCCTGTTCCTAAAACCCACGTGGAAATTCTTTAACCATTATATTTTACGTTTGGGCATCCTAGACGGCAAAAAAGGTGTTATCATCTGTTATCTAAATGCACTGGGAGATTTTGAGCGCTTTAAGGAATTAAAGCAGTTGGAAAAAAAAAATGAGCTAGCTTACTTCTTGATTATGCCGTAA
- a CDS encoding glycosyltransferase family 2 protein, which yields MTNPKISIIVSTYNSEDWLRKVLWGFNCQTFKDFEVVIADDGSGPKTKELLEQMGKEVFYPIVHVWQEDEGFQKSRILNKAVVACNSEYIIMTDGDCIPREDFVEVHYINKAKGFFISGGYYMLPMDISKIITKEDIEKQNCFNIQWLKSNGISKTFKNNKLTAKGFISKLFNKLTPTNASWNGHNSSGWKNDILEVNGFDERMQYGGQDRELGERLFNLGIRSKQLRYSAVCVHLDHKRGYKTPESIAKNVAIRKEVKKMGSHWTSYGIIKK from the coding sequence ATGACAAATCCCAAAATTTCTATAATTGTTAGCACCTATAATTCTGAGGACTGGCTCAGGAAAGTGTTGTGGGGTTTTAATTGTCAGACTTTTAAGGATTTTGAAGTGGTTATTGCGGATGATGGTTCTGGACCCAAAACCAAAGAGCTCCTAGAGCAAATGGGAAAGGAAGTTTTTTACCCCATTGTCCATGTCTGGCAGGAGGACGAGGGATTTCAGAAATCCAGAATCTTGAATAAAGCGGTGGTAGCCTGTAATTCAGAATACATTATCATGACCGATGGTGACTGTATTCCTCGGGAAGATTTTGTGGAAGTACATTATATCAATAAGGCCAAGGGTTTTTTTATATCAGGGGGGTATTATATGCTGCCAATGGATATCTCTAAAATCATCACCAAAGAGGACATTGAAAAACAAAACTGTTTTAATATACAGTGGTTGAAATCCAATGGTATTTCCAAGACCTTTAAGAACAATAAACTTACCGCAAAAGGATTCATTTCCAAATTGTTCAACAAGCTTACTCCCACCAATGCGAGTTGGAACGGTCATAATTCATCTGGTTGGAAAAATGACATACTGGAAGTGAATGGTTTTGATGAGCGAATGCAATATGGAGGGCAGGACCGTGAACTGGGGGAGCGTCTGTTTAATCTGGGTATAAGGTCCAAGCAATTGAGATATAGCGCAGTATGTGTTCACCTAGACCATAAAAGAGGCTACAAAACACCTGAGTCCATTGCTAAAAATGTTGCGATCCGTAAAGAGGTTAAAAAGATGGGAAGTCATTGGACTTCTTACGGCATAATCAAGAAGTAA
- a CDS encoding glycosyltransferase, whose product MKVKEIPVSIFHTLRLLAKKVGDFEITDRKEIPVIVSLTSIPSRLHTLHIVIRSLLDQEVLPQKILLWLNDSLKNEIPPQLSKLLSDRFEIKYSSLTCSHRKLIHSLDLFGGEIIVTCDDDLIYRKNWLKLLYKEHLKYPDDVIANQTRYIRTDSEGGVLPYKQWIYPDKGILNPKAVIPIGAGGVLYPPKSLAKETTNELLFLKLTPKADDLWFKAMSTKHGTISREASIKSDYPIPIIGSQKESLKKMNIDKDKNRIQWIAVSEYFNITLDEDVVITNSKT is encoded by the coding sequence ATGAAGGTTAAAGAAATACCGGTTTCCATTTTCCACACCCTAAGGCTTTTAGCAAAAAAAGTTGGAGATTTTGAAATTACGGATAGAAAAGAAATCCCAGTAATCGTTTCATTAACTTCCATACCGTCTCGGTTGCACACGCTGCATATCGTTATAAGAAGCCTTTTAGATCAAGAAGTATTGCCTCAAAAAATACTGTTATGGTTGAATGATTCCCTTAAAAATGAAATTCCCCCACAACTATCAAAACTGTTGTCCGATCGATTTGAAATAAAATATTCTAGCCTCACTTGTTCCCATCGAAAACTGATCCATAGCTTGGACCTTTTTGGTGGTGAGATTATTGTTACCTGTGACGACGACCTTATTTATCGCAAAAATTGGCTCAAACTGTTGTATAAGGAGCATTTGAAATATCCAGACGATGTAATTGCCAACCAAACGAGGTATATACGAACAGACTCCGAAGGCGGGGTCCTTCCCTACAAACAATGGATCTACCCTGATAAAGGAATCCTAAACCCAAAGGCCGTCATTCCCATTGGGGCAGGTGGCGTCTTGTATCCTCCAAAATCCTTGGCCAAGGAAACCACCAATGAACTTTTATTTTTAAAATTGACCCCTAAGGCAGATGACCTATGGTTCAAGGCTATGTCTACAAAACATGGCACCATTTCAAGAGAGGCCAGCATAAAATCTGACTACCCAATACCCATCATCGGCTCCCAAAAGGAATCTCTCAAAAAAATGAATATCGATAAGGATAAAAATAGAATCCAATGGATAGCCGTTTCAGAATATTTCAACATTACTTTAGATGAAGACGTTGTGATCACAAATAGTAAAACATAG
- a CDS encoding L-threonylcarbamoyladenylate synthase, giving the protein MTEEINKCLDVLQNGGIILYPTDTVWGIGCDATNAEAVSKIYALKKRANTKTMICLVANDFMLEQHIQKVPDVAFDIIDMATKPTTIVYDHPKGVAKNLIAEDDTLAIRVASDKFCQYLIQRLKKPLVSTSANIAGEPTPTSFKEISPEILKGVDYVVNLDRDKEKSTPSSIIKLGNDGTVKVIRE; this is encoded by the coding sequence ATGACTGAAGAAATTAATAAGTGCCTAGATGTTCTCCAAAATGGAGGAATCATACTTTACCCTACTGATACCGTTTGGGGGATTGGTTGCGATGCCACCAATGCTGAAGCGGTCTCAAAAATATATGCCTTAAAAAAAAGAGCCAATACCAAAACGATGATATGCTTGGTAGCCAATGACTTTATGTTAGAACAGCACATCCAAAAAGTACCTGATGTTGCTTTTGACATTATAGATATGGCCACCAAACCCACCACCATTGTGTATGACCACCCCAAGGGAGTGGCAAAAAACTTAATAGCGGAAGATGACACCTTGGCGATACGTGTAGCTTCTGACAAGTTTTGCCAATATCTTATCCAAAGGTTGAAAAAGCCGTTGGTCTCGACTTCTGCAAACATTGCGGGCGAACCTACCCCAACTAGTTTCAAAGAAATAAGCCCTGAGATTTTAAAAGGTGTTGACTATGTAGTAAATTTGGACCGCGATAAAGAGAAAAGCACTCCCTCATCCATAATAAAACTCGGTAATGATGGAACTGTTAAAGTGATCCGAGAATAA